CTTTAGCTAGTACCCTGCATACTGTGCTTGTTCTGTTCTGATTGTTTTTCGTCCTCTCTTGTTGAATTGTGCCCGAACTGATCGATTGAATAAAGACCGGTATAGAAGCTTGAAGGAAACATCAACTCGCTTGCATCAAAATTAAATCTGCATACCGAAGATGGAAGAAAATAGGTGCGTAATGTCATGGttgtttctttttatttatttgcatAGGGTATAGATTTGAGTCGTTCAATTCACTGCCTAATATCATGCCATCTTTATTCTTTTTTCTTGTAGGTAAGGCTTGATTTCTAGTCTTTTACCTCAAGTTGGCATGGAGTTCAATACTATAGATGAGGCCTGGATGTTTTGGATTAGCTATGGGGGTCAAAAAGGCTTTGAGGTGAGAAAAATGTTCACAAACAAAAGAAAGTCAGATGGGAAAGTTAGGTCCTGCAGATATGTTTGTGCAAATGAGGGGCAtagaaagaaagataaaagggaTCATCTAACAAAGTGTCCAAGAGCTGAAACTAGAACTGATTGTCAGGTTCGCATGGGTCTTATAATGGACCGGGAGAAGGAAACTTGTAAAGTTGCTGATTTGATTTTGGAACACAATCACATGCTTCAGTTGCCACAAACCTCGCACTTGATGGTGTCTCAAAGAAAAATTTCAGAGTTACAAGGTTTTGAAATTGAAACAGCTGACGATGCAGGAATTGGGCCCAAAGCAGCACATGAGTTGGCGTGTGTGCAAGTTGGTGGTTCATCCAATCTCAGTTATACTCTTTGTGATCACAAGAATTATTTACGGGCCAAGCGCCAGCGAGAGATGGCATATGGTCAAGCAGGAAGCATGCTTATGTATTTTCAAGATAAAATTGCTGAGAACCCTTCATTTCAATATGCATTGCAGATGGACATAGAAGAACAAATAGCAAATATATTTTGGGTTGATGCTAAAATGCTCACTGACTATGCATATTTTGGTGATATTGTCAGTTTTGACACTACTTTTGGAACAAACAAGGAAAGTAGACCTTTTGGTGTATTTGTTGGGTTCAATCAGTTTAGAGAAACAGTGGTTTTTGGTGCCGTTCTCTTATATGATGAGACATTTGAGTCCTTCAAGTGGTTATTTGAGACTTTCCTCAAAGCACATAATGGCAAGCAACCAAAAACAATTTATACTGACCAAGATTTTGCAATGGGAAAAGCAGTTAAGGAAGTGTTTTTAGAAGCATGACATGGCTTGTGTACTTTTCACATTATGCAAAATGCTGTCAAACATCTAGCTGAACccgaagatgaagatgaaggcaGCAAGAAAAAATGCAGCAAGAAAAAAGGCATCAAGAAAGACCCCAAACATGTAGATGACGAAGGCAGTGAGGAAGAACCAAGTATTCTCTCCGACTTTAGTGCATGTATGTATGAGTATGAGGATGAGGCTACATTTGAACATGCATTTCAGCTCATGAGGACAAAGGCGAGCAAGCAAACTTGGTTGGATAGTATATACAAGGTGAGAGAGAAATGGGCTGAATGCTATATGTAGGATGTTTTCACATTGGGGATGAGAAGTACGCAATTGAGTGAGAGTCTGAATAGTGAGCTGAAGAGACATTTCAAATCTGACTTCGATACCATTAGATTTCTTAAGCATTTCGAAAGGGTGGTGGCcgataaaagaaaaaaagagttgGATGCTGAATTTGAATCAAGGAGAAAACAGCCTAGAATAAAAATAAAGACACCTATGCTACTCCAAGCAAGCAAGCTTTACACACCAATTATATTTGAAGCTTTTCAAGGTGAATATGAAAGGTCACTGGTAGCATGCACCACAACATTGGAGGCAATAATGAATACCTTGTAGCAATTGGGAGCCTTGATGAAAATTTTACTTGCTTTGAGAAGGAGTACAAAGTTACCGGTGATCCTTTAAAGCAAACCGGTACATGCAGTTGTGGGCAGTTCAATAGATTTGGAATATTGTGTGGCCATGCTCTAAAAGTCCTTGATTTGATGAATATCAAATCACTCCCTGCACAATATGTATTGAAGCGATGGACACGGGAGGCACGTTGTGGAATCGTACAAGACAATGAAGGTCGAAACATAATAGAGAATACAAAATTAGATGATATGCTTCGTTACAAAGATATGACTCGCAGATTTCTCAATTTAGCACTCCGAGCAGCCAGCAATCCAGGTTGCACTTTGTTAGTAAACAACACCCTTGGTGTGCTtagcaagcaagttgaagaagAAATCAATGGCTGCACTGATAATGTGGAACCTGTCACTGTTCCAATAAATGTTGCTCCCCCAAGTGATTTGGTGAGCACTGCACGTCTAAAGAAAAAAGAGGTGCAAACAAAAACCTCGAAGCGCCAAAAAACATGGCTTGATAAGAAACGCAAATTTACAAAGAAGGGAAGTAAGAAAAAGGGACAAGGCTCAATGGTTTGTAGCAGCAGAAAAATATATCTCATTCTCTTTAATTGTATTTAGTGGAAAAAGGCTTAGTtgtatctaatttttgttctctTTTATTAGCAGGAACAAGAAAATATAAAAGTGCCATCTGTTGATGGTGTACCAGTACAAAATATTTCCACTAGTACATCTCTACCCAAGGAAGGGATGTGTGAAGCATACATGACCATCAATACATTCTCTCAACTATTGACAGTATCTGCACAGAGTTCACTttgatttcttttattttccagTGATCAATCTACTGATGACACACAGAGTtcacttttcttttgttttcttttccaggGACCATTCACCAATGATCTTGATGCTGAATTTGAGAGCTTCAGAGAATAGATGCTGAATTCTAGTAATATTTCGAAGTAATACACTTTTTCTCTCAATCATAGATGGCCCATTATGTTGAATTATTGTTTTTCTAATTCTCAGGGAGCAATCACAGATGCTGTTTTGGATGAATTCTAGTATTATAGATTATATCCCATATGCACTCAAGAGAATGGCTCGACAGCCTCCTTGGCCATCATGTTCTGGTAGTTTTGGTTTTCTAGTTCTGTGTAATCAGCCATATGAAAATTGCAGACTTGCAGTaatatgcattcttttgtgcAGCCATATGAGTTTGCAGTGATCAGCATCATCTTTTGTGGATTTCATTCAATATATCATTCCAGATCAATTTACAAAATAATATATCTTTACACTGTTTTATAGCACTTGAATCAATTTTGAGAATTCATAGCAGTATACAAGCACATTGCAGTCTCCCCCTCCGAGTCTTTCAGTCCACCGACGACCTCCCTTCCATGGGGCGACAGCGGCTGCGGCCACGAAGCCAGATGTGATGATGCTCGTGATGGAGGCGGAGCTGGAGAAATGTGCTGCCATATCggcgagctggaggaggagcggcgcgtcATGGCCAGGAGgctgcagcacctcctgcggAGGATGGCCGACGATAGGCGCCGGACGCTGTAGGCCGCTGCCACCCTCAGGGAGGAGCACCGGCACCGCCTCCTGCCGGAGCCCGCCGACGCCAAgctggagctcgagctcggcaaCACCCGCCAGTCTTCGCCGAGGTGGAGCTGCTGCGCCGCTGCGGtaggagatggaggaggagcGCCAGATGCTGCAGATGGCCGAGGTCTCCGACGCTGAGATGAGGAACGCCGCCGGATCAGGGAGGCGAGGGTAGCTCCGGCGAGGAACTCCgagcgtcgcggcggcggccggttgcGAAGGGGAACGGCGACGCGAGGAGCCACGGAAAGGAGTCGCTGGCTTGGCTGATATGGGCCGAGAACAGGCCTGTGAGATTGGAGTTGGCTGGACTGATGGTTGGATAGGAATCGAACAGCTCAGGTGCGCGACTGGAGAGGGAAGTCGTTTTTGCCGACTTTAGAGGATCTCGTTCCCATATTGCTGGACTGGATGATGATGTAGGGATAAAGGGGAATGAACATCGCTCGTAGTTTCCTGCAGTTGAAGCCTGCGACGATGGGTTGACTTCCCTTAATGTCAAAGCAGGTTTGCTTGGATGGTCCGCAAATTGGTTCTCCAAATTTCTCTTCTGTTCTTCATCATGGTAGCCAATAACCTGGATTTCCTTCAGTTACTTGAGATGCTTTAGCGCACCAAACTTTGGCAGCGGT
This genomic interval from Panicum virgatum strain AP13 chromosome 8K, P.virgatum_v5, whole genome shotgun sequence contains the following:
- the LOC120645505 gene encoding protein FAR1-RELATED SEQUENCE 5-like → MGLIMDREKETCKVADLILEHNHMLQLPQTSHLMVSQRKISELQGFEIETADDAGIGPKAAHELACVQVGGSSNLSYTLCDHKNYLRAKRQREMAYGQAGSMLMYFQDKIAENPSFQYALQMDIEEQIANIFWVDAKMLTDYAYFGDIVSFDTTFGTNKESRPFGVFVGFNQFRETVVFGAVLLYDETFESFKWLFETFLKAHNGKQPKTIYTDQDFAMGKAVKEVFLEA